In one Sulfitobacter sp. LCG007 genomic region, the following are encoded:
- a CDS encoding sulfite exporter TauE/SafE family protein encodes MPDMGLLLLMIALLLVIGGFAGILAGLLGVGGGIVLVPAFFYAFQTLGYDGPQLMQICVATSLATIIVTSVRSVLSHNRKGAVDWSILRSWALGIMIGALAGMLVVAQLRTLTLQIIFGALALCVGLYLGLGRAEWRLGERMPTGLIRAVVSPLVGFLSVLIGIGGGSLGVPLMTLHNVAIHRAVATAAGFGVLIAVPSVAGFLLAPVDPAFRPPLTLGSVNFAAFAVVVAMTLLTAPLGARLAHATDAARLRRIFAVFLVLVALNMLRKAIGW; translated from the coding sequence ATGCCGGACATGGGATTGCTGCTGCTGATGATCGCCCTTCTGCTGGTCATCGGCGGGTTTGCGGGCATCCTCGCCGGGCTGCTGGGTGTCGGCGGAGGGATCGTGCTGGTTCCGGCCTTCTTCTACGCCTTTCAGACGCTCGGCTATGACGGGCCGCAACTCATGCAGATCTGCGTTGCCACGTCGCTGGCCACGATCATCGTCACCTCCGTCCGGTCGGTCCTCAGCCACAACCGCAAGGGCGCGGTGGATTGGAGCATCCTGCGAAGCTGGGCTCTGGGGATCATGATCGGCGCGCTGGCCGGCATGCTGGTGGTGGCGCAGCTGCGCACGTTGACATTGCAGATCATCTTCGGCGCCCTGGCACTTTGTGTCGGCCTCTACCTCGGTCTCGGGCGCGCGGAGTGGCGTCTGGGAGAACGGATGCCGACGGGTCTGATCCGCGCCGTTGTGTCGCCGCTTGTGGGGTTTCTGTCGGTGCTGATCGGGATCGGCGGGGGCAGTCTCGGGGTGCCGCTGATGACACTGCACAACGTGGCGATCCACCGCGCCGTGGCGACTGCGGCGGGCTTCGGTGTGCTGATCGCGGTGCCGTCGGTGGCGGGATTCCTGCTCGCGCCAGTTGATCCGGCATTCCGGCCGCCACTGACGTTGGGCAGCGTCAATTTCGCGGCTTTCGCCGTGGTGGTCGCCATGACCTTGCTGACGGCACCTCTTGGCGCGCGGCTTGCCCATGCGACCGACGCGGCCCGCCTGCGGCGTATCTTCGCGGTCTTCCTCGTGCTCGTGGCGCTGAACATGCTGCGCAAGGCGATCGGCTGGTAG
- the dusA gene encoding tRNA dihydrouridine(20/20a) synthase DusA, which translates to MQINQHARLSCAPMMDWTDRHCRYLHRQLSGQVLLYTEMVTAPALVRGRALHLLGHSDAEQPVALQLGGSDPVELAEAARMGEAAGYVEINLNVGCPSDRVQSGCFGAVLMEQPALVAECVRSMRDAVSVDVTVKCRIGVDDQDPETVLPDFIARMADAGCERLTIHARKAWLQGLSPKENRDVPPLDYPLVMRMKERFPELHISVNGGITSLGQAKSFLDAGLDGVMIGRAAYHEPANILCEADPLIFGRGAASTPEQAVRRMIRYIEAHLAEGGKLAQVTRHMLGLFAGRPGARMWRRKLSEEAHRPGADVTLLEEALSFVTPLAQERRAV; encoded by the coding sequence ATGCAAATAAATCAACACGCTAGATTATCCTGTGCCCCTATGATGGACTGGACCGACCGCCACTGCCGGTACCTGCACCGGCAGTTGAGCGGGCAGGTGCTGCTCTATACCGAAATGGTCACCGCTCCCGCGCTGGTTCGCGGGCGGGCGCTGCATCTGCTGGGGCATTCGGACGCGGAGCAACCCGTCGCGCTGCAACTGGGGGGGTCGGACCCGGTCGAGCTTGCCGAGGCGGCGCGGATGGGAGAGGCGGCGGGCTATGTCGAGATCAATCTCAACGTCGGCTGTCCCTCCGACAGGGTGCAATCGGGCTGTTTCGGGGCGGTGCTGATGGAGCAACCGGCGCTCGTCGCCGAATGTGTCAGGTCGATGCGCGATGCGGTCTCGGTCGACGTCACCGTGAAATGCCGGATCGGGGTCGATGACCAGGATCCCGAGACCGTGCTCCCGGATTTCATCGCGCGCATGGCGGATGCGGGCTGCGAGCGCCTGACGATCCATGCGCGAAAGGCCTGGCTGCAGGGGCTGAGCCCGAAGGAGAACCGGGACGTTCCGCCCCTCGATTATCCCCTTGTGATGCGCATGAAGGAACGGTTTCCTGAGCTCCACATCTCGGTCAACGGCGGGATCACCTCGCTCGGGCAGGCGAAGTCCTTCCTTGACGCGGGCCTCGATGGCGTGATGATCGGCCGGGCGGCCTATCATGAGCCGGCGAACATCCTCTGCGAGGCCGATCCGCTGATTTTCGGGCGCGGCGCGGCGAGCACCCCCGAACAGGCCGTGCGCAGGATGATCCGCTACATCGAGGCGCATCTCGCCGAAGGCGGCAAGCTCGCGCAGGTCACGCGGCATATGCTCGGACTCTTTGCCGGTCGGCCGGGCGCGCGGATGTGGCGCCGCAAGCTCTCGGAAGAGGCGCACCGGCCTGGCGCGGATGTGACCCTGCTGGAGGAGGCGCTGTCCTTCGTGACGCCACTGGCGCAGGAACGGCGGGCCGTGTAG
- a CDS encoding site-specific integrase encodes MAADAATLEYAPISPNLPNLTTTHCTHEPHTKMASITKLPSGAYRVQIRRKGRYASETFLRRDNAHRWARQAETRVDQGLAPNKSSVSRLQTFGDLIDLHIADMCEVGKPPRRSKAATLTTLKRDLGKEKIGHLDRSRLIDYGKKRADQGAGPVTLGIDIGVIKMIITHAAAVHGLDISPEPVDLARVALKRLGLIGKGTERDRRPTTDELNRLFRCFDDNERLTLPMTRIVKFAVATAMRLDEICRVAWTDLDVDRRMLMIRDRKDPRNKTGNDQRIPLFAATGFDAWALITEQAKELGHARGRIFPYNSKSVGTAFRRACVEVSVKDLHFHDLRHEGTSRLFEAGFAIEQVSLVTGHKDWKMLRRYTDIRPETLHRLAASRAPSPLETRAAE; translated from the coding sequence TTGGCGGCGGATGCTGCTACGCTGGAATACGCCCCAATATCCCCGAATTTGCCCAATCTCACGACGACTCATTGCACACATGAGCCGCACACGAAAATGGCCTCCATCACCAAGCTCCCCTCCGGTGCCTACCGGGTCCAGATCAGACGAAAGGGCCGCTACGCGAGCGAGACGTTCCTCCGCCGCGACAACGCCCATCGTTGGGCCCGCCAAGCTGAGACCCGGGTCGATCAGGGGCTGGCGCCGAACAAGTCGTCCGTCTCCCGCCTTCAGACCTTTGGAGACCTCATCGACCTTCATATAGCCGATATGTGCGAAGTAGGGAAACCGCCGCGTCGCAGCAAGGCCGCCACGCTCACGACGCTCAAGCGCGATCTGGGCAAGGAGAAGATCGGGCACCTCGACCGCTCGAGGCTGATCGACTACGGCAAGAAGCGTGCAGATCAGGGCGCAGGTCCGGTGACACTCGGGATCGATATCGGCGTGATCAAGATGATCATCACCCATGCGGCAGCCGTGCACGGGCTCGATATCTCTCCGGAACCGGTTGATCTGGCGCGCGTCGCGCTCAAGCGCCTCGGGCTGATCGGCAAGGGCACAGAGCGGGATCGTCGCCCCACCACGGACGAGTTGAACCGCCTCTTCCGCTGCTTCGATGACAACGAACGCCTGACCCTGCCGATGACACGGATCGTGAAGTTCGCCGTGGCCACGGCCATGCGGCTCGACGAGATATGCCGCGTCGCATGGACCGATCTCGACGTCGACCGCCGGATGCTCATGATTCGCGATAGGAAGGACCCGCGCAACAAGACCGGGAACGACCAGCGGATCCCACTCTTCGCCGCCACGGGGTTCGATGCCTGGGCATTGATCACCGAACAGGCCAAGGAACTCGGGCACGCAAGGGGCCGGATTTTTCCCTACAACTCGAAATCGGTCGGAACGGCTTTCCGGCGCGCCTGCGTCGAGGTCAGCGTGAAGGACCTGCATTTCCACGATCTACGCCATGAGGGCACAAGCCGCCTGTTCGAGGCTGGCTTCGCCATTGAACAGGTCTCGCTGGTCACTGGCCACAAGGATTGGAAAATGCTGCGCCGGTACACGGATATCCGCCCGGAAACGCTGCACCGGCTCGCCGCGTCGCGCGCCCCTTCCCCGCTCGAGACCCGCGCAGCCGAGTGA
- a CDS encoding DUF932 domain-containing protein: MDTEIIDAGRDISGGYKVDVSRGTNVDRVSSEWFSRPDDERYLSLDDLFASVKGRAERSRTRTVESAAIRVEAHRDDPEKLGLVLPGADEPIAPTHWSFGQLSSLVGAPAAYLRQLPAPLAGINPQYGLPNHRAEQIKTMEVANGRTELRAVTGPDYGRIYDHELVSAVQRIAGNGTGDTRWKVPGVLDWSTGIYNPRVDVTKETTTLYASDRDVFLFLVDDLNPIEAGLLPDGSPDLYFRGFYCWNSEVGAKTLGIASFYLRAVCQNRNLWGVEDFQEIKIRHSKYAASRFAHEAAPALTRFANSSPAPFIDGIRASREKIVARTDGDREEFLRKRGFSKVETGRIVETVLAEEGRPPESVFDFVQGITAVARSKPQQDARLVMEGKAKALLEKS, encoded by the coding sequence ATGGATACCGAAATTATCGATGCCGGGCGTGATATCAGCGGCGGCTACAAGGTGGATGTGTCGCGCGGCACAAACGTGGACCGCGTGTCGTCCGAGTGGTTCTCGCGGCCGGATGACGAGCGGTATCTGTCGCTCGACGACCTTTTCGCCTCGGTCAAGGGCCGGGCGGAGCGGAGCCGGACGCGCACGGTGGAGAGTGCGGCGATCCGGGTCGAGGCGCATCGCGACGACCCGGAGAAGCTGGGGCTGGTCCTGCCAGGTGCGGATGAGCCGATCGCGCCGACGCATTGGTCCTTCGGTCAGCTCTCGAGCCTCGTCGGCGCGCCCGCGGCCTATCTTCGGCAACTGCCTGCGCCGCTGGCGGGCATCAACCCGCAATACGGGCTGCCGAACCACCGGGCCGAGCAGATCAAGACCATGGAGGTCGCGAATGGCCGCACCGAGCTGCGCGCCGTGACCGGCCCCGACTACGGGCGCATCTACGACCACGAACTGGTATCCGCCGTGCAGCGGATCGCAGGCAACGGCACGGGCGACACGCGCTGGAAGGTGCCGGGCGTGCTCGACTGGTCGACCGGCATCTACAACCCGCGCGTGGACGTGACGAAGGAGACGACGACACTCTACGCCTCGGACCGCGACGTTTTCCTGTTCCTCGTCGACGATCTCAACCCGATCGAGGCGGGGCTGCTGCCCGACGGCTCGCCCGACCTCTATTTCCGGGGGTTCTACTGCTGGAACTCCGAGGTGGGTGCCAAGACGCTTGGCATCGCTAGCTTTTATCTCCGCGCGGTGTGCCAGAATCGCAATCTGTGGGGCGTCGAGGATTTCCAGGAAATCAAAATCCGCCACTCCAAATATGCCGCGTCCCGCTTTGCGCATGAGGCGGCCCCGGCGCTCACCCGCTTTGCCAACTCCTCGCCTGCCCCCTTCATCGACGGCATCCGGGCATCACGCGAAAAGATCGTCGCACGAACAGACGGGGACCGGGAAGAATTCTTGCGCAAACGCGGGTTCTCGAAGGTGGAGACGGGGCGGATCGTCGAGACGGTGTTGGCCGAGGAAGGCCGCCCGCCCGAAAGCGTCTTCGACTTCGTGCAGGGGATCACCGCGGTGGCCCGGTCAAAGCCGCAGCAAGATGCGCGGCTGGTGATGGAGGGCAAGGCGAAGGCGTTGCTGGAGAAGTCATGA
- a CDS encoding RES family NAD+ phosphorylase: protein MRITSVNDRALVRLISETHHKPPVLRGLVDSDEEAAILAEIEGETSDRLIAEAQGSPALDRRELAFARRSLDLTLYGQSHINAAFTYTRPNGNRFNTGDRGAWYCAWDMLTSAQEVGFHRTRELGFIGRYEDEARYVELLADFIGDFPDLHPDLHGEAHAALDPAPERGYPAGQRLAADLRAEGHRGLIYPSVRHPGGRCFVAFDPGIIQNVRPGASWKLVWQGAPEFMIEGL from the coding sequence TTGAGGATCACGTCGGTCAATGACCGTGCCCTTGTCAGGCTGATTTCCGAGACCCATCACAAGCCGCCGGTGCTGCGGGGGCTGGTCGACAGCGACGAGGAGGCCGCGATTCTCGCCGAGATCGAAGGCGAGACCAGTGACCGCCTGATCGCCGAAGCGCAGGGCAGTCCCGCGCTCGACCGCCGAGAACTGGCCTTCGCGCGGCGGTCGCTTGACCTGACCCTTTACGGTCAGAGCCATATCAACGCGGCATTCACCTACACGAGGCCCAACGGCAACCGGTTCAACACTGGCGACCGCGGTGCGTGGTACTGCGCTTGGGACATGCTGACGAGCGCGCAGGAAGTTGGGTTTCACCGGACCCGCGAGTTAGGTTTCATCGGCCGCTACGAGGACGAGGCACGCTACGTCGAGTTGCTGGCGGATTTCATCGGGGATTTCCCGGATCTGCACCCAGACCTGCACGGCGAGGCGCATGCGGCGCTCGATCCGGCCCCCGAGCGGGGTTACCCGGCCGGCCAGCGTCTCGCCGCCGACTTGAGGGCAGAGGGGCATCGTGGGCTGATCTACCCATCCGTGCGTCACCCGGGCGGGCGGTGCTTCGTCGCGTTCGATCCCGGTATCATCCAGAATGTCCGCCCGGGCGCGAGCTGGAAGCTGGTCTGGCAAGGTGCACCCGAGTTCATGATCGAGGGGCTATAG
- a CDS encoding antitoxin Xre-like helix-turn-helix domain-containing protein has translation MENVVLERPAPDRQGVALKAFARIADAWSLTLREAAALADMSDSTWKRAKKPDFAGDLTRDQMLRLSALIGLYKSLELYFNEPISRDWAKLPNRGPEFDGARPVDAMIEGGLPKILRVRGYVDALRGGV, from the coding sequence ATGGAAAACGTTGTTCTGGAACGTCCTGCGCCGGATCGGCAGGGGGTCGCTCTTAAGGCCTTCGCCCGGATCGCGGACGCCTGGTCGCTCACCTTGCGTGAGGCGGCGGCACTGGCGGATATGTCGGACTCGACCTGGAAGAGAGCGAAGAAGCCCGATTTTGCGGGGGATTTGACGCGGGACCAGATGCTGCGCCTGAGCGCGCTGATCGGCCTCTACAAGTCGCTTGAGCTTTACTTCAACGAGCCGATCTCGCGGGACTGGGCGAAGCTGCCGAACCGAGGTCCGGAGTTTGACGGCGCGCGGCCCGTGGACGCGATGATCGAGGGAGGATTGCCCAAGATCCTGCGCGTGCGGGGCTATGTCGATGCGCTGCGGGGCGGGGTTTGA
- a CDS encoding ParB/RepB/Spo0J family partition protein has translation MTKQQKITLSASRDIPFNKLMLSHSNVRHVEAGVSIEELAEDIARRTLLSSITVRPVLDDSGAETGMYTIPAGGRRFRALELLVKQKRMNKTALVPCIVRTDGLAEEDSLAENVQRAPLHPLDQFRAFEAMREKGRTEEEIAAAFFVSASVVKQRLKLAAVAPSLLDAYAEEEMTLDQLMAFTVNPDHARQEQVWEALQRHYSRQPYEIRRMLTEGAVRASDNRAQFVGLDDYVEAGGEILRDLFQQDDGGWLQDAALLDVMVREKLAEEAEAIRAEGWNWVEVDTEFPYGHTFGMRRVHGEAVPMSDEEEANYQSLKAEYDALEAEHAEADQLPDDVDARLGGIEEAMEALEARPIRYEAEDLALAGAFVSIDSSGRLRVERGYMRPEDEPVEEVEDVGEVAPETAPEEDIDDTVVSTADKEEENDGLKPLSDRLVMELTAHRTLALRNALAQDPQVAFLAALHAMVLRLFYRYAVDSCVEIEPRNAGFGSHVPGLGDTAYVQAIDQRHETWARNLPNASEDLWEALTEFDSCSREALFAHCVAMSVNAVHDPYQRRPRAIAHADVLAGTVGLDMEKAGWTATGESYLGRVTKARILEAVHEAKGENAADRIAGLKKAEMVTAPEDLLVGTGWLPDPLRTPPLPEEDAPEIELVDEADRADDDASEDDPDSGEAQSAEDGGEPAIGDSDLMEEDDPVAGDAFAKTAAE, from the coding sequence ATGACCAAGCAACAGAAGATCACCCTCAGCGCCTCGCGCGACATCCCTTTCAACAAGCTGATGCTCAGCCATTCGAACGTGCGCCATGTCGAGGCGGGCGTGTCGATCGAGGAACTGGCCGAGGACATCGCGCGGCGCACGCTGCTTAGCTCCATCACCGTGCGGCCCGTGCTGGACGACAGCGGCGCCGAGACCGGCATGTACACGATCCCCGCCGGCGGACGACGGTTCCGGGCGCTCGAACTGCTCGTCAAGCAGAAGCGCATGAACAAGACAGCACTTGTCCCCTGCATCGTCCGCACCGACGGGCTCGCCGAAGAGGACAGCCTCGCCGAGAACGTCCAGCGCGCGCCGCTGCATCCGCTCGACCAGTTCCGCGCCTTCGAGGCGATGCGCGAGAAAGGCCGCACCGAGGAGGAAATCGCAGCGGCCTTCTTCGTTTCGGCCAGCGTGGTCAAGCAGCGGCTGAAGCTGGCCGCGGTCGCGCCCTCGCTGCTCGACGCCTATGCCGAGGAAGAGATGACCCTCGACCAACTCATGGCCTTCACAGTCAATCCCGATCACGCGCGGCAGGAGCAGGTCTGGGAGGCGTTGCAACGGCACTATTCCCGGCAGCCCTACGAGATCCGTCGCATGCTGACCGAGGGTGCGGTGCGGGCCTCGGACAATCGTGCGCAGTTCGTCGGGCTCGACGATTACGTCGAGGCCGGGGGCGAGATCCTGCGCGATCTGTTCCAGCAGGACGACGGCGGCTGGCTGCAGGATGCCGCCCTGCTCGACGTCATGGTGCGCGAGAAGCTGGCCGAGGAGGCCGAGGCGATCCGTGCCGAGGGCTGGAACTGGGTCGAGGTCGACACCGAGTTCCCCTATGGCCACACCTTCGGGATGCGCCGGGTCCATGGCGAGGCGGTGCCGATGAGCGACGAGGAGGAGGCCAACTACCAGTCGCTGAAGGCCGAATACGACGCGCTCGAGGCCGAGCATGCGGAGGCCGACCAGCTGCCCGACGATGTCGATGCCCGGTTGGGCGGGATCGAGGAGGCGATGGAGGCACTCGAGGCGCGTCCGATCCGGTACGAGGCGGAAGACCTCGCGCTGGCCGGAGCGTTCGTCAGCATCGACAGTTCCGGGCGGCTGCGGGTCGAACGCGGCTATATGCGGCCCGAGGATGAGCCGGTCGAGGAGGTGGAAGATGTGGGCGAGGTCGCACCGGAAACGGCGCCGGAAGAGGACATCGACGACACCGTCGTGTCTACCGCTGACAAGGAGGAAGAGAACGACGGCCTGAAACCGCTCTCCGACCGCCTCGTCATGGAACTGACGGCCCATCGCACCCTGGCGCTGCGCAATGCGCTGGCCCAGGATCCGCAGGTCGCCTTCCTCGCGGCGCTGCACGCGATGGTCCTGCGGCTCTTCTATCGCTACGCCGTCGACAGTTGCGTCGAGATCGAACCGCGCAACGCGGGGTTCGGATCGCACGTGCCGGGCCTCGGCGACACGGCCTATGTGCAGGCCATCGACCAGCGCCACGAGACCTGGGCACGGAACCTGCCGAATGCATCCGAGGACCTCTGGGAGGCCCTGACCGAGTTCGACAGCTGCAGCCGCGAGGCGCTCTTCGCCCATTGCGTGGCGATGAGCGTGAATGCCGTCCACGACCCTTACCAGCGCCGGCCCCGCGCCATCGCGCATGCGGATGTTCTGGCCGGGACCGTCGGGCTCGACATGGAAAAGGCGGGCTGGACGGCGACGGGTGAAAGCTACCTAGGCCGCGTGACCAAGGCGCGCATCCTCGAAGCCGTGCACGAGGCGAAGGGTGAGAACGCCGCTGACCGGATCGCCGGGCTGAAGAAGGCCGAGATGGTGACCGCCCCCGAGGACCTGCTCGTCGGCACCGGCTGGCTGCCGGACCCGTTGCGCACGCCGCCGCTGCCGGAAGAGGACGCACCGGAGATCGAGCTGGTCGACGAGGCGGACCGCGCCGACGATGACGCTTCGGAAGACGATCCCGACAGCGGCGAAGCGCAATCGGCGGAAGACGGCGGTGAACCGGCTATCGGAGACTCCGACCTGATGGAGGAAGATGATCCCGTCGCCGGTGACGCCTTCGCCAAGACAGCCGCCGAGTGA
- a CDS encoding transposase, producing MTWDAAPTGRRGRQRTYSDAAIQSCLTMKGEGRFRN from the coding sequence ATGACTTGGGATGCCGCGCCGACAGGCAGGCGCGGCCGCCAGCGGACCTACAGCGACGCCGCTATCCAATCGTGTCTGACAATGAAGGGTGAAGGGCGTTTTCGGAATTGA
- a CDS encoding transposase, whose product MIQWINSALNGRRLGLFGMALRQTTGFVESLSRLVGLDWSLPDVSTLSRRQHTLALNIPYRGSNGPLHLLIPSHGLQANHCRSADRTGIKVEGEGEWHARKHGGPKKAGLARDPPRD is encoded by the coding sequence TTGATCCAGTGGATCAATTCAGCCCTGAACGGGCGGCGCCTCGGGCTTTTCGGCATGGCCCTGCGACAGACGACCGGGTTTGTCGAAAGCCTGTCGCGACTGGTGGGCCTCGACTGGTCGCTGCCCGACGTCAGCACGCTATCTCGCCGCCAGCATACGCTGGCCCTCAATATCCCCTATCGCGGTTCCAATGGGCCGCTGCATTTGTTGATCCCCTCTCATGGTTTGCAAGCAAACCACTGCCGTTCAGCGGATAGAACTGGCATCAAGGTCGAGGGCGAAGGCGAATGGCACGCCCGCAAGCATGGGGGCCCAAAAAAGGCGGGTCTGGCGCGAGATCCACCTCGGGATTGA
- a CDS encoding transposase: MGAQKRRVWREIHLGIDEETLEFRAVEITGSHIGDAPVLPDLLSQIPEGQEIGSVMADGAHDTRKCHDAIADRGAHAVVPPRKNAKPWKTVTEGAVARNEACARRNTWVARSGDDGSDTTAGAASRQRCTVSDCWVSGS, translated from the coding sequence ATGGGGGCCCAAAAAAGGCGGGTCTGGCGCGAGATCCACCTCGGGATTGACGAGGAAACCTTGGAATTCCGGGCTGTCGAGATCACCGGAAGCCACATTGGCGATGCACCGGTCTTGCCCGACCTTCTCAGCCAGATACCGGAGGGCCAAGAAATCGGCAGCGTCATGGCAGACGGCGCTCACGACACACGCAAATGCCACGATGCCATCGCTGACCGCGGCGCCCACGCCGTCGTCCCGCCCCGCAAGAATGCAAAGCCATGGAAGACCGTCACCGAGGGAGCCGTGGCGCGAAACGAGGCCTGCGCGCGGCGAAATACCTGGGTCGCGCGCTCTGGCGACGATGGATCGGATACCACAGCCGGAGCCGCATCGAGACAAAGATGCACTGTGTCAGACTGCTGGGTCAGCGGCTCATGA
- a CDS encoding ABC transporter ATP-binding protein: protein MTDQTPLVRIEGLSKHFGKTVALDNLTLDIAQGEFVTFLGPSGCGKSTTLRILGGFERPTSGRVLLDGEDVTNQPPEKRHVNMVFQDYALFPHMTVAQNVAFGLEVKGMGKSAIRRRSEEIMSFLELDSYASRYPVQLSGGQRQRVALARALAPDPSLLLLDEPLGALDAKLRGQVQQELKSIQRRTNKTFFFVTHDQEEALTMSDRIVVMNKGKVEQDGTPEELYFRPASRFVAEFIGETNLLSGRMRGTEGDKVVMDWEGTTLLGKAPAGLPATGDPITASVRLEKLGFSAERPQTANAVQGRVVGKTFLGSRMAMQIAVGEGDALLKAYVDAETGQSVGTDPVWIGWEADNMAVLNN from the coding sequence ATGACCGACCAGACACCGCTTGTCCGCATCGAGGGCCTGTCCAAGCATTTCGGCAAAACCGTCGCGCTGGACAATCTGACGCTGGACATCGCGCAGGGCGAGTTCGTCACCTTCCTCGGCCCGTCGGGCTGCGGCAAGTCCACCACCCTGCGTATCCTCGGAGGGTTCGAGCGTCCGACCTCGGGGCGGGTGCTCCTCGACGGCGAGGACGTGACCAACCAGCCGCCGGAGAAGCGCCACGTGAACATGGTGTTCCAGGACTACGCATTGTTCCCGCATATGACAGTGGCGCAGAACGTGGCCTTCGGGCTGGAAGTGAAGGGCATGGGAAAATCCGCGATCCGGCGCCGCTCTGAAGAGATCATGTCCTTCCTGGAGCTGGATTCCTACGCATCGCGCTACCCGGTGCAGCTTTCGGGCGGGCAGAGGCAGCGGGTTGCGCTGGCGCGCGCCCTGGCGCCCGACCCGTCGCTCTTGCTGCTGGACGAACCGCTGGGGGCGCTGGACGCCAAGCTGCGCGGTCAGGTTCAGCAGGAACTGAAGTCGATCCAGCGCCGCACCAACAAGACCTTCTTCTTCGTCACCCATGACCAGGAAGAGGCGCTGACCATGTCCGACCGCATCGTGGTCATGAACAAGGGCAAGGTCGAGCAGGACGGCACCCCGGAAGAGCTGTACTTCCGCCCGGCCAGCCGCTTCGTGGCCGAGTTCATCGGCGAGACCAATCTGCTGTCGGGTCGGATGCGCGGCACCGAGGGCGACAAGGTGGTGATGGACTGGGAGGGCACGACCCTTCTGGGCAAGGCGCCGGCGGGTCTGCCCGCCACAGGCGATCCCATCACCGCCTCTGTCCGGCTGGAAAAGCTGGGCTTCAGCGCCGAACGTCCGCAGACCGCCAACGCGGTGCAGGGGCGCGTGGTGGGCAAGACCTTCCTCGGCAGCCGCATGGCGATGCAGATCGCCGTGGGCGAGGGCGACGCGCTGCTGAAGGCCTACGTCGACGCGGAAACCGGCCAGTCGGTCGGCACCGATCCGGTCTGGATCGGTTGGGAAGCGGACAACATGGCGGTTCTGAACAACTGA
- a CDS encoding ABC transporter permease — MFRGNRIFLACVYWAFVLYVFVPLILMVVMGFKDSKFIGFPIRSWTLDWYTGVFADAAVLSTFGYSVAIAVLSTLISIFVGTWIAVLLEGRRFWGRTAVFGMTVLPALVPGIISAIAFRIYARWLGIEPGMGAIVWAHAVHNVPFVVLVVMARLSTLPKSQIEAARDLGADPLISFIRITLPYLVPAILGASIFCLLLSFDDFVRSFFLGGYEPTLPVLIFAKLRSGMSPEINAIATVALVLTAVIGIWAERFTRRMNKET; from the coding sequence ATGTTCCGCGGCAACCGGATCTTTCTTGCCTGCGTCTACTGGGCCTTCGTCCTCTATGTCTTCGTGCCGCTGATCCTGATGGTGGTGATGGGCTTCAAGGACAGCAAGTTCATCGGTTTCCCGATCCGGTCCTGGACACTGGACTGGTACACCGGGGTCTTCGCCGATGCCGCAGTCCTGTCGACCTTCGGCTATTCCGTCGCCATCGCGGTGCTGTCGACGCTGATCTCGATCTTTGTCGGCACCTGGATCGCGGTGCTGCTGGAAGGGCGCAGGTTCTGGGGCCGCACCGCTGTCTTCGGCATGACGGTGCTGCCGGCCCTGGTGCCGGGCATCATCTCGGCCATCGCCTTTCGCATCTACGCCCGCTGGCTGGGGATCGAGCCCGGCATGGGCGCGATAGTCTGGGCCCATGCGGTGCACAACGTGCCCTTCGTTGTGCTTGTGGTCATGGCGCGGCTGTCGACGCTGCCCAAGAGTCAGATCGAGGCCGCCCGCGACCTGGGGGCCGATCCGCTGATTTCGTTCATCCGGATCACGCTGCCCTATCTGGTGCCCGCGATCCTCGGTGCCTCGATCTTCTGCCTGCTGCTGTCCTTCGACGACTTCGTGCGCTCTTTCTTCCTGGGCGGTTACGAGCCGACGCTGCCGGTGCTGATCTTTGCCAAGCTTCGTTCCGGGATGAGCCCCGAAATCAACGCCATCGCGACCGTTGCGCTGGTCCTGACCGCCGTCATCGGCATCTGGGCCGAGCGCTTCACCCGCCGCATGAACAAGGAAACCTGA